The Ostrinia nubilalis chromosome 11, ilOstNubi1.1, whole genome shotgun sequence genomic sequence GTAGCTGAAGATCATTGCAGCCCAAAATTAACATTCCAAATTCCATCTGGAGATTTTCATATTGGAATAGACAAATTGCTTACTATGAAAAATATACCAGATAATTCTCTCACTCAGTATTTAAAGGACTCTATGTGTTCGATATTATACATCTGTTGCAATGATGTTGAATACAACAGTAATGATGATAAAGGGGTACTGTATTGCTATCCTAGACCATTTAATCAGAACTTTTTGTATAATACTAGAGGTGCATATATCACACTCAACCATTTGGCTCCTAAATCATTAGGCACTAGTGAGCCAATCACTTCAACAGTTCTGCACAATGGCACACTCATAAATGTTTCATACACATCATACTATAGTGACTTATTGCTGATTGCATTTCCTAATAAAGAAGTAGACCTATTTGCTACAACAagaatttgtaaaaatattgtcAGGATTTTAGATCTATTGTATGGGTCTTTAAAAAGTTGTTTTACCAAGCCTAATAATGTGGATAAATTGGACAGCTTATTTTCTCTGATCTTTGTAACATCACTTGTTGGTATGAGGAATAGTTCTGAAAATAAGACTGCTTTGAGTGTCACAAATGTTGAGGATTTGCTAGCTGCTCATGCTGTGACTTTGCCCTTGGAAGTTAAAGTACAAATTGATGATGCAATCACAGAATTGGAGGCTGCTGATTATCGAGAATGGGTATGTAACATAGGccttttctaaataaaatagaatccaGAAAATTCTGGGAACAGAATAAGGAATAAatcttattgatttatttttttataaaattaattaattattcttttATTGCAGACTGATGATGTGGAGCATTTTCAAAGACTGTACACAGTGATTGGGTCTTGTTTATATTACTCAGGCCACTTGTTAAGTTCACATTTGCAGGATGATGACTTAAAAGAAATTAATGCCTATTTAAAACTGACTGGAATACTCAGATTAAGTGTTGAAAAGGAATTGGAGAAACTGGTGCTATGGAAAGAAGTTTTTATCAGTGAACatagaaaacaaaataaaaatgatggGAATGAATTCAGGTAAATAACACACATACAAGTAACATTCACAGTTAAGCAGTTGATTACTTGCTTAAGCATTTTCGTTACAAATAGGAACCCACATATTTTTAACATTAGATAATATAACATATCCCCTTTCAGAATACCTGACGGGCGATGGTTTCTGCTTTTAGTGGGCAGGGGTCATTTCCTCTTAGCCACTTTGATGGAAGCAGGTGGATGCACAGAAGATGTGAGTATCAGCTAACGTAAACTTGTTTTATCAGTTTTTAGCGCGAACACCAAGATTCGGAAGAAATAACAAACCCATTCAGCCCCCATACACAACGCAATAGATCATAGCATAGCGTCGATAGATTTCCGCTTCATTCTCTGGTCTACAATAGTTCCTTTGTTAATGGGCTATAATTCCTGTGTCATCCACACCACACCACACTCGGTATTCCTATCTCAAATTGCAGGCTACTGGAATAACGCCACCATCGCCTTTCTACGTAGAAGAATGTGAAAGCTGCTTAGACCTGCTATACGATGTGGGCTTGAACAAGTACTTAGTGTCGTGGTTCTCATCAAACACGATGCCTCAGCTGGAGACGTCTCCAGAGTATCTGACGAAAGTTGGCAAGAAAATACGAGATAACAGCAGTAAGTTTCAACAAATGGGTATTAATTATGACATAGTTTACCAATACTTTTTaggcacgggactattcccacctctcgttcccaccactgcaactcctgtgtagccagtatctacagcttgaccaccacaaaaacccaaccaatgaaggtcaagtttgtcccgggggaaagttaaactgtcattggacccgcaacgaaattaatcagaagaacataggaggagttcgaaattaaggctcgacttccctccattgcaaagcggatgacaggtgacaacaTAGAGTTatggtgacaaacaaaggtttaatacttttattttaaggCACACAAAAGTAAACCTtatcactgattgactgactgactcactcatcacgaaatctcagaaactacaagagtctcaaattttgcatgggggttcctttaagaatgtaggtgctcactaagaacggattttacaaaactccacccagtaagtaggtaaggggtaaaacaggatccacgcgtacgaagtcgcgggcggccgctagtcatctataaaattagattttcaattgttttgaAATGAGTGTTGCTTatgacataaattaattattgtatgtgtatgaattattgaattaaaatatggataaaaatgtattaataaaacaactttcttgagctgtcaaagtgaagaagttgattttattttgtttgtaagaaaaagtaaaaaaaccggccaagtgcgagtcggactcgcgcaccgagggttccgtacaaacctgcaaggtttacaaagttcgttcattacgacaatcgagtcataactatggtatttttattgcaaaatgaaattcataacattataatggggaaagtaactacttaaaaggagaatgcccaaaagtggtatcgctcgaaatctaattgtacattgagggtaccacaccgtaaattcctttcttcatttgtaatgatttgcgaaagtagtaagaaattgtaaaacctccggaataaaatccgattttaataaaaagtattgtaacaatgagctgcaatcagcaacacctatcaccgagcaacgacactacgtagttcgcacggttgtcaatagatggcgctgttcgtagttagctcgcggtatcatttgattttttcctgtccttaagtagtcagggctaaccacaaatccctttccccttgcaaaatggtataaataacattggtatgcacgcaagattattttgtgtttatatctgatccttatcaaataacgctagctttggcgtagctagggtttttttttaggcagggtaactatctacaaatataaaacaagtattctaaggtaaaacctgtagctatgccaatggacaccattcatttcacttaaaccaaaattacgtcaaagtccggagttttataaaaaaaaaatatgcggtatgattattttttatttatttatttttcctatatttgcattataggtaggtacctacctcagcgttttgaatttttgcgttgatttagaatttctcacagtttagaggcaattagatttaagaagtgtttgatatgaatttcaactttaatatctctacgcgttcatgtgaaaaagggtaggtagtaagtttataattattaaaaaaatattttatgtcatgtaagcaaaaataatattttaaattttatataacttcaaatttatcattttcgcaatttttcctttatctgtactatataacgttgcttcgtgccgaatttcaagattctgagttcacaggaagtaccttgtaggttttgattccctagcgtgtgacggaaattcgtctaaggtgtcggtataaactgctgtatcttttgatcgcgttaacttagaagtttgatttttttacttcttatagggacaatagatctaggtatttggtataaatttcaatttgatacctttattcgttcgtgagaaataaggtagtaagtttcattttattaaaatatttttattatattatataactaaaaaaatgtaattttcgcaatttttcctatatttgcattatatgacaatgctttatgccaaatttcaagattctgagtttacgggaagtatcctgtaggttttgattcctttgcgagtgtcgaaaatttgttgaaaatatcgacataatcggctgtatcttttgattggcttggcttagaagtttgatattttcacagcttaaagggacaatagacctgagtatttcatgtgaatttcagcttgatacgttcacgcgttcttgagataaagggtcttgacagaaggacggacggacaacaaagtgatcctataagggttccgttttttccttttgaggtacggaaccctaaaaacattaaaaactctTTTGTTGGTTCTCAACATAGTCTCGCGCGCGAAATGCAACACGCACTagaataaaagttatttgtaTTAAACAATCAATGCATAAAaacttataattaaaataactgaaCTCGCAATGTACTCTTAAAATACAATTATGAAagacaacattttcatgtgtaTAAATCAAAACAATCATGAAACctaaattttaacattaaattgtcGAATAGTAGGTATGCGATTTTAACATAAACAATGAAACACACAACACTTAGCATTAATACGAAAGTAATGAAGtataaacaatgaaataattattattggttttggaaattgaaattaataagCTAATGTAAATAACAAAACTTGGTTCAGGCTTCCTcctttgtataaaaataaaaagataataaaatgtaaaagcaATTAAATTTACATAAAGATGAGACTTATTTTGGTCTAGAGTCCAACTTATTAGTGTAGAGTGGATCAGAGTCACTTAGACCCCGTCTTTGACCCAAAGAATGAAAAGTTTTTGCATGAAGACCTGGCACGACGACCAAGGCCTGATTACAAAATGAAGTTTGACTCCCTGAGTCTAATACAGTCTTGATGACATGAGgcatattattttgcctgtgtgaATAAGCAGTGGGAAAcaaaatttttgtattattatttgtatcagTATGTACAGATTCACATTCAcatgaattattatttacagtgtTGGATGCATgcaatgaattaatatgtacagGTTTTAATTGTACAAATGAGCTATTATGTATTAAAGAATTATGCGAATTCTCTTTGCATAAGTAACATGTAAAATTGTATCTACATTTTTGTGCATGcttatttaaacatattttacataaattgtaattatttacatatGAAAGCCTTTCTGAATTAGTCATCAATAAAAAAGTAGGGCATTTGTACAATTTGTGATAGTCATTTTTACACAATAAACAAGGAATCATTCTTGATTTTGCATTATTACACTTTGGATTAGGTTTTGTATTACATGTTGGAATATGAAAAGACATCGACGAAGGTCTTTCTGTACGGCTCGTGTCACAAGCCGAGCTAGCCTCGAGCGAGATAGCACGTCTTTCTAAAAAACTCAACAGCGACTCTATACTGGGCATGCTACGAAAGTCCTGCTCTACATTAAACAATCTTACAGTCAGTGAATCTAATTTTTTCATCATAACGCAAACCAATATGGAGTCCCAACTTTCTACAGGTTCATCATAACTACGTAGCGCGCTCATTTGCTGTGAaatctgtgacactaaggaaCGGATGTCCTGGGCAGTGCCACGCGTAATACTAGGCAGATCTAAAATAGCACTAATATGCGTTTTAATCATTAGTCCCTTAGTGTCGTATCTCCTATTCAACAAAGCAATAGCATCATCATACGACTGGTTTATGAGAGGCAAATTATTTACAAGATTCAAAGCCTCGCCCTTTAAATAAccctttaaataatataatttttgtacATTGGATAACTTACAGTTTCTGCCTATTAATTCCATGAAAAGCTCCATGAATGGCTTGTATATACAGATGTTGTTACCATCGAACGATTGGATTTCTATCGGAGGCAGCCTCGTGGTCTCGAACAGCGGCGTCGAAGCGTCCACGGCACTCGCAAACCCCAGCGGCGAAGCACTGCTGCGGCGGTCCAGAAGAGCGTCGATCCGGGAGAGGACATCGTAATAGCGGTCCTCGAACTCCTCGTCACCGTCCAACACCTCCTGGCCTTGCAGAATGGCCTCGTCCGCCAGCTGGTGGTAGCGCGCGAACGCTTTTTCTACTGCTTTCCTTCTGTTCGTCAACTCGAACACACTCGGGTCTGACTTTTTGTCCAAAAAAGTAACACATCGTGTTATAGCGGCCTTGCACTGCCCTTGTAAAAGCTTGGTTTTTTGGTTAGTGTCACCACAAACCTGGGTAGCCATAATTATCTACTGCAATCGGCAACTATGCCGGCGTTGGCCCTCGGGATAATTTTCCAGCAGCACACAAAAAAACCAATGTAAATGATGTATGGGTTTCGGCACCAAATTTATGTTGCTTatgacataaattaattattgtatgtgtatgaattattgaattaaaatatggataaaaatgtattaataaaacaactttcttgagctgtcaaagtgaagaagttgattttattttgtttgtaagaaaaagtaaaaaaacattaaaaactctTTTGTTGGTTCTCAACAATGAGTAAAGAAAACAAATGACGTTATACGTTTGTGCTGCTATAAATGTTTGAAAAAACGCGTAACAACTgctcataaaaagtatgttATCTTTTCAGATTACAAATCTGAGGGTACACTAAAAACTTCGACTCTAAAGCTTCCAAAGTTCCAGTCAGAAATGAAGAAGCGTCACAGTTCGTCTGAACAAATAAACATTGGTACAAGTACCAGCGATAACTCTACTAGCAACTTCGGCAGCCATCACAGCTTGTATAACCAGTGGTACAGTGCACCGCAGAAGCAGTATAGGCACTCCAGCAATCTGGATATCAGTTATTCAGAGGATTCTAACAGTTTGAAGAGCAATaggtattttgaaaatatttttttattatgtgcCTCCTAAAATACCGGCAcaactgaaatttattatttacagtaaataGTGAGAAAGCGTCATATATGACTCTTTTTCAGTCAGACTTTTCTCTTGCCGAGAGCGTAGTAGCGTTTCGAATGCGGCAGCGCGTCATTAAATTCCTCTTGATGACATCAATAAcgacttattttaaaataacaaatgttattatgtttttttcagTGAAATCAGTGACGACAGAGTCCAAGGCAGAAGAGCGGACCGCGAAAGGAATCGTAGAGATTCGTCTGGATCCGACTCGGATTGGGATAGACAGGTGATAATAACACATTGTCGTTTCAACTAAAGGACTTCCACCGTTGGATtactcccccaaggattttcacaacgatccgtcttgcgctgctcgcatccaggtgccCTCTGCAACCTTCACTCATCATAAGGTTGTCGGTCCATCGAGTGAGTAGGAGGCTTGCCTATTCACTCTTCCgtgccgtggtcgccactcgagaactattCTGCTCCACTGGTCATCTGTTCATATTACAATAATATGGTCCTGCTCTGTCACATAAGTTTGGAAATTCTACGAGTAATAAACAAGGTCAAAAATCATttaagggccgatttttcaatcttCAGATAAACAGTCAGATAGTGTTTATTTGACAGATAACAAAATATTGCATTTTTCAATCGTCAAATAGGCTCTATTTGACGAATAACGACCGTATCTGAGGAATAAATGTATTTGCCTCTTTGATGGCCAGATAAACGTTTATTCATTAGATAAGTCAAGGTTTCATTGACGTTTATTTTAAGGTTATTAAAAGACAGTTTAAGACAATCTAAGTTACCTTTTTCAGGAAGGCAGCAGAGCAAGCAGTAGCATTGATGTGTCTGACATAAGAAAATCCTTGCTAAATGAAATTGATCAAGTGACTACTCACAGGTTTGTGATTATTATTCCTTAGTTTTGAGCAACTGAGTGTACTAACACTGAAatgaactaataataaaatcagaAGGCTATAATTGattaaaagcttttaaatagAAACCGCTCGTAACGTATCTATTGTcatttatacaaaaatatttgttccAGAATAACAGCTGGCGAAGAGAACGTGTTATTTCACTTTATTCAGCTAGAGTCAGCAAAGGGTGTTCTGATTGCTCCCGTGAAAAATATTGAGGTCCAAGCCAATAATGTGTTATATTCACACATCATCAAATCTTTCAGGGCAGCCTGcacaaaaatacatgaattaTTGCAACACAATATAAGGTGAtgacatcaaaatattattgtgtaGTTTTTTAAGAAGTTGATTCAGTAATTTATGTTTTAATTGGAACTTATCTAATTACAGGTTTAAAACGAATCACGCGCCGGCTAATCCGTTAAATAAAATTCTTATCGCTGTAAAAGAATATGGAATGTTATTTCAAACACCGCCCAGTATTCTGAGCCAGTGTGGAATCAACAAGAAAAATGAGTCATTCCAGTTTTGGGCTGTTGggtagtattattttattttttaataaactgtGTGTATTTTTAAgacgttattaattaattttgtgtattttacagGCGTGTTTTCAGCGAACCAGAGCCAAGAGAATTATATGTGTGCTATCACGAATCTGTTCCTCAGGATCTGACTGAAGTGGCGTATTTACTATCATAtctagaataatattattaatatgtaCTCAATATAAAAAGTCTATTTTATATGAACAAACGCATTTTCAGTTACGATATGACTACAAATCCCTACTGACTTTACTGGCTAACCAAACCTGCCAAGGgcttaatttagtaaaaaatatccTAATTTACCAATTTCCCGCACTTTCTACCAGATAGTAATTTATAACAGTCATGCATGAAGCAAGTACCCAATTTATTTCTTACGATGCTACTAATAGCATCGTAAGAAATAACATTACAAACAAAGCGATTTAcaaacacagttaaaactgaaaACATTTTTTGTGAATATTGAAGGGATATTGGTAGAAAATACGTTCTGCTTTAAGCGCTAAATAAAACAAGGTATAGATGGCGCACCGGTTGTTGCTCAATGGTTGTGAAACGAATCAACTTGCTCGATTTTGGTTCGTATATTTACGAAAGCCAATGCACAATATTTTTGGTCGCTTTGCTTTAAAACCAGATTATAACAGAGAGGGacttaattagtaattattatgttgatttatatttatgttacggtcaaagtgataaatgtgaaaattatgaataatcgccggttattatgaataatcaccgcatgatctggtaaatgtgattaatatgaggtcatttatgtgtgtataaaactaaataggcggcttaggggtggcccaagggccacccccgccgcaccttaacctatttttcactttaaatcaaaacattatgttataggcatcatggaaaagtaatattatgcaagaaacattaaaaactcattatgccaaattatattaatatatgatatcaaaacgttcaaaagtttggctgtacctacacgagcacgtacacaagatgttgttctcttttatgaaatttgttagtacctactaaggttgaattattaaataatcactgttaaatgggattaatttatcacttttaccgcgactgtcggtaattatttataataaccggttattattaataatttttaatttatcacattaaccgtaacatttataccatggacctataaaaaaagtcggacggattctcatcaacaaaatactgtgacattaggatacaccagcttgcctgtacgtacaggccggctcgcacacattcacaccctgatacaccacttcgagtgcaaacttcacacagttgacacatttaagcagcgaaaaaacaacacgaatacgacatgtcttgtgtgatgaaattgtgtaaaaaccgttctgttcgaacaaacaaaaattaaggaatcacatttcacaggcaaaataataatccaatcacttatttcccgacattaaaatattgaaattaattgaaatcaaacgtcattcactcgaaaaaataatacgtcaaagaccagtgttctcagttatttacgtgggaaaattacccgaaatatgggaaattaataataattttaggactttttagttatttattacgcatactattgaaa encodes the following:
- the LOC135076270 gene encoding protein inturned codes for the protein MNNYKSKISYESPCDSDNDWTNSSDDSKYSDSESSVPEWDSDVGEDGELFYIKIKPNDEAGNDAKSPLLENCETFKLRNNFKRSSTRRSTKGRIFKALKVKRAKNLESNNGQKKDAGGTSAAQAQYKNILAEDNNKFIVIQVSKNMIFASEKNCQIEKLFGLSLETHPDGKTLIVADFLVESRAIYLPRVKKGYYLQKINGIDVNSYNINNILQRVAEDHCSPKLTFQIPSGDFHIGIDKLLTMKNIPDNSLTQYLKDSMCSILYICCNDVEYNSNDDKGVLYCYPRPFNQNFLYNTRGAYITLNHLAPKSLGTSEPITSTVLHNGTLINVSYTSYYSDLLLIAFPNKEVDLFATTRICKNIVRILDLLYGSLKSCFTKPNNVDKLDSLFSLIFVTSLVGMRNSSENKTALSVTNVEDLLAAHAVTLPLEVKVQIDDAITELEAADYREWTDDVEHFQRLYTVIGSCLYYSGHLLSSHLQDDDLKEINAYLKLTGILRLSVEKELEKLVLWKEVFISEHRKQNKNDGNEFRIPDGRWFLLLVGRGHFLLATLMEAGGCTEDATGITPPSPFYVEECESCLDLLYDVGLNKYLVSWFSSNTMPQLETSPEYLTKVGKKIRDNSNYKSEGTLKTSTLKLPKFQSEMKKRHSSSEQINIGTSTSDNSTSNFGSHHSLYNQWYSAPQKQYRHSSNLDISYSEDSNSLKSNSEISDDRVQGRRADRERNRRDSSGSDSDWDRQEGSRASSSIDVSDIRKSLLNEIDQVTTHRITAGEENVLFHFIQLESAKGVLIAPVKNIEVQANNVLYSHIIKSFRAACTKIHELLQHNIRFKTNHAPANPLNKILIAVKEYGMLFQTPPSILSQCGINKKNESFQFWAVGRVFSEPEPRELYVCYHESVPQDLTEVAYLLSYLE